The following is a genomic window from Actinomadura rubteroloni.
GGCCGGTGGCCGACCATGAGCGGGGCGCGCTGCGCCGAATGCTGGCGACGCTGCATACCCCGGCCGACGCGGCTCGCCGGCGCGGCGACAATCGGCGCGACCTGGACGAACTGGAAGCCGAACTGATCGCCGCGACCCGCTCGGTGGCGCACCTCACGACGTGCCCGGTGTGCCTCAGCGAAGCGACCGATCCCGTCCGCGCGTTCGTCGCCCGGGCGGACGGGACGTTCCGCTGCTCATGCCAGTGCAAAACGGTCTGGGAGACGCGACGCTGCACCGCCTGCTCGCAGCCGTACCCCGTCCTGACGGTCCCGAGCCTGGCCGACCAGGCGGGCGGTGACGGCGACCGTCTCGACGTGGTGTTCGCCCAGGATCTGCTCGCGCCGCCGTGCTGGCAACGGCCGTCCGTCTATATCTGCCCGAACTGCGACCAATGCCCGGAAGCGCGCTCCGAACGCATGCGCCAAGCCTGCATCCGCTGCGCGCCCCACGAACGTCGATGACCGATCGCGCCCCTGCTGCCGCGTTCGAGCATCTCTTCGCATTTCCGAGCACCGACAGTCGGACTTTGCCACCTCAAGCCGCCTGACGGCCGGTCGTCAGGCGGGAAGGAAGATCAGCCGGTCGTCGGCATGCCCGCAGCGGTCTCGGGGACCTCGGCGGTCACGCTCAACGCCCTGTTGACTCTCTTCGGGTTCCCGAGCGAGGGCAAGAACGTCAAAGCCAAGGGAACGATCACGAGCTCCGCGTCCCGGCAACCGATCGAACTCGTCATCCACCAGGCCAACCCGCCCGGCCGCACGGTGATCGCCTAGGCAAAGCGTGCCGGCGGACGGGGCGACGGGGGCAGCCCGACAGTCAGATTCGGCTCGTGCGGGTCCTACGCTGGTGGGCATGGTGGCTAAGGGCAGCTCGGCGGCGCGGGCGAAGCGGTTCGCGGACGAGACACGGGTGGGTCTGGTGCGGCGGGCGCGGAAGATGGACCGGATCCTCCAGGAGACGTACCCGGACGCGCACTGCGAGCTGGATTTCCGCAACCCTTTCGAGCTGCTGGTCGCGACGGTCCTGTCCGCGCAGACGACGGACGTGCGCGTCAACCTGACGACGCCGGATCTGTTCGCCAAGTACCCGACGCCCGAGGACATGGCGGCGGCGAACCCGGAGGAAATGGAAGAAATCCTCCGGCCCACCGGCTTCTACCGCGCCAAGACCAAGTCCGTTCTGGGCCTGTCGTCGGCGCTGGTGGAGCGTTTCAAAGGCGAGGTCCCCAAGAAGCTGGACGACCTCGTCACCCTCCCCGGCGTCGGCCGCAAAACCGCCAACGTCGTCCTCGGCAACGCGTTCGGCGTGCCGGGGCTGACGGTGGACACGCACTTCGGACGGCTCGTCCGTCGGTTCGGCTGGACGGACGAGGAGGAGCCCGAGAAGGTCGAGTCGGCCATCGCCGAGCTGTTCCCCCGCCGCGACTGGACGATGCTGTCGCACCGGCTGATCTGGCATGGGCGGCGGATCTGCCACGCGCGGCGTCCGGCCTGCGGGGCGTGTCCGCTCGCCGACCTGTGCCCGTCCTATGGCACCGGCCCGG
Proteins encoded in this region:
- the nth gene encoding endonuclease III: MVAKGSSAARAKRFADETRVGLVRRARKMDRILQETYPDAHCELDFRNPFELLVATVLSAQTTDVRVNLTTPDLFAKYPTPEDMAAANPEEMEEILRPTGFYRAKTKSVLGLSSALVERFKGEVPKKLDDLVTLPGVGRKTANVVLGNAFGVPGLTVDTHFGRLVRRFGWTDEEEPEKVESAIAELFPRRDWTMLSHRLIWHGRRICHARRPACGACPLADLCPSYGTGPVDHDTAAKLVKTGPPPKTT